The Leptotrichia trevisanii DSM 22070 DNA segment ATCAAATTGTGCTTCAAATGAGTCAAAGCTGTCAGTCAGCATTTCCAAGAACTCTTTAATCTGTTTTTCCTCAAAATACATAAGAACACCTTCAGAAATAATAAGCAGCTTTTTACCATTTAACTTAATTTCCTTAGTCCAGCTTGAATCAAATGCCGATTTTGGAATATCAATAACTCTTTCATTAGGCTCAAAGAATAATTTTCTTTCTTCAATCACTTCAGGCAAATCAATGTTATACCATCGTATTTTTCCATTGTCAACTCTTAAAAATCGTGTATCAAGTCCGCTTCCAATAGATACAATTACACAATCTGGATATTTTTGAATAAATTTCTTTGTCTCATTATCCATCACTTTCGCACGTGAAAGAATCCCATAGTACGAAGCCCACGCCTTCTCAAATTTTGAAAAATCATAATCCAGCTGTGAAAGAATCTCGGAAGATTTTTTATCATTTAAAATTGGATTTTTACTTTCAGCATCTTTCGCACGTGCATGCAAAGTAATAAGCATAGTTTCTGAAACGTTGTCAAGTTTTATTTTCATCGTATATTCCTCCTTATAAAATTTTGGTTATCAAACTATCCAATAGAATTATACCCATATTTATCCAAAATGCAAATTTTATTTAAAAAATAAAAATATCTATTAAATTGTTAAAAAAATTTAACAACAAGGGCTATGTTTGCCAAACCCTCTAGCCTTTCTCTACGCTTTAGCTATTAAAAAAAGGGATAGTTAATATGTATGAAAAGATACAGGTAACACTATCAGTATTAATAACAATCCTTTAATTTATCTTAAAAACAGTGTGTAATATATAAAAATATTTTTAGGAAGAATTTTGTGACATTTATGAGTTCCATAGTTTTTTGATTGTTTTTTACCTTAAACTATGGTAAAATTAGTTATATTTTTATTGAGGGAAATTGTTAAATTTGGAGATTTGTAAATGATAAAAAATAAGGACAGATTTTTTAACTTTGATATTTTAAAATGTGTTGCGATTAGTATGGTTTTATTTATTCATATTGTTGCAAGCGAGTTATATAATTATGGGAAAATATCTGGAAATAGATGGATGATGGCAAATATTGTAGATTCACTTAGCAGAATGTGCGTGCCAATATTTGTTATGATTAGTGGATTTTTTTTATTGAGAAAAGATGAGGATGTGAAAATATTTTTTAAAAAGAGATTTACAAAATTATTTCCTAAGTTTTTTGTATATTCTGTTATTTTTTTTATATTCACAATAATTTTTAAAGATGTTAAAGATAACGAACTATTTTCAGTTTTTTTTAGAAAATCAACTTACAAGATTATAATTTCAATTTTTTTCCAGAAAGAAAGTTACCATAATTTCTTTTCAAGTTTTTTTCAAGGTAAAATTTACTATCATTTGTGGTATATTTATATGATATTGTCGCTTTATCTGATAACGCCATTTTTACGAAAAGTTGTGGCAAAAATTGAGAGAAAAAGCATTAATTATCTAGTTTTTATATGGATAATATTTATGGTTTTGATACCATTTCTGAATGTGATTTTTAAGAAAAATATAAAAATATATTCTCCAGCTGGGCAATATGTTGGTTACTTCTTAATTGGCTATTTACTTGCAGAAAAGCCTTTGAATATGAAAAAATGGCAAAAATATACAGTTTTTTTAATAACAGTATCACTAACAATCTTTTTAACTTATATATTTACAAAATCAAGTGGAAAATTTTTTGATTATTTTTATGATTATCATTCAATTTGTGTATTTATATCCGCAGTTTTGTTTTATGACTTTTTTGTAAATATTTTTGATGGGGAAAAAGTTTTAGCCAAAGTAAAGAATGTTATAAAGTCTGTATCAGCGAAAACTTATGATATTTATTTAATTCATCCGATTTTTTTATTTTTTTGTGAAAGAATATTAAAATCCAGAATGAATTATTTTTTATATATAGTTACTGCATTTGTAATAGTGTTTTTGCTATCTTTTTTTACAAGTGAAATATTAAATAGATTGTATAAATTCTTAGCGGGAATAAATAAATGGAGGGAGAAAAATGGTAGATAAGGAAATGATGGAGAAAAATACAAGAAATAGAAAGCCGTTACCGATAGGGGTGTCTGATTTTAAGGAAATTGTAGAAAATAATTATTATTATATTGATAAAACAAAGTTAATTGAAGATATTTTACATTACAGGGCAAAAGTAAACTTGTTTACACGTCCAAGAAGATTTGGGAAAACGCTTAATATGTCAATGATTAAATATTTTTTTGATATAGAAAAAAAAGAAGAAAATCGAAAATTATTTGACGAATTAAATATTTCTAAGAGTGAATACATGCAGGAGCAGGGGCAATATCCAGTTATATATATAAGTTTTAGGAACATGGAAGAGGTTAGCTGGGAAAATTCCTATATTGCAATTAGACAATTAATAAGTAATATGTATGATGAATTTAAATTCATAAGAGAAGATATGGATGAAAGGGAATTGTTTTATTTTGATAATGTCTGGTTTAATAAAGATACAGCAGATTGGAAAGGCTCATTGAAAGCGTTGACAAAATATTTGTATGAATATTATGGGAAAAAAGCTATTGTGTTGATAGATGAATATGATACGCCAATAATTCAGGCTTATCAGGAGGGATATTACAAACAGGCAATTTCATTTTTTAAGAAGTTTTATGGGGATGCGATGAAGGATAATGAATATTTGCAGTTTGGAATTATGACTGGAATATTGAGAATTGCGAAAGAAGGAATTTTTTCAGGGTTAAATAATTTGAAAGTAAATAATATTTTTAGTGAAAAATATTCGGAGTATTATGGGCTTACTGAAAACGAAGTTGTTAAG contains these protein-coding regions:
- a CDS encoding acyltransferase; this translates as MIKNKDRFFNFDILKCVAISMVLFIHIVASELYNYGKISGNRWMMANIVDSLSRMCVPIFVMISGFFLLRKDEDVKIFFKKRFTKLFPKFFVYSVIFFIFTIIFKDVKDNELFSVFFRKSTYKIIISIFFQKESYHNFFSSFFQGKIYYHLWYIYMILSLYLITPFLRKVVAKIERKSINYLVFIWIIFMVLIPFLNVIFKKNIKIYSPAGQYVGYFLIGYLLAEKPLNMKKWQKYTVFLITVSLTIFLTYIFTKSSGKFFDYFYDYHSICVFISAVLFYDFFVNIFDGEKVLAKVKNVIKSVSAKTYDIYLIHPIFLFFCERILKSRMNYFLYIVTAFVIVFLLSFFTSEILNRLYKFLAGINKWREKNGR
- a CDS encoding class I SAM-dependent methyltransferase; protein product: MKIKLDNVSETMLITLHARAKDAESKNPILNDKKSSEILSQLDYDFSKFEKAWASYYGILSRAKVMDNETKKFIQKYPDCVIVSIGSGLDTRFLRVDNGKIRWYNIDLPEVIEERKLFFEPNERVIDIPKSAFDSSWTKEIKLNGKKLLIISEGVLMYFEEKQIKEFLEMLTDSFDSFEAQFDLLYKGTAKATNHHDALKSMKATFKWGVKDGSEVVKLNPKLKQTGLINFTDEMKRHLPGWKKLFIPLFYIVNNRLGIYTFGK